The following proteins are co-located in the Apium graveolens cultivar Ventura chromosome 5, ASM990537v1, whole genome shotgun sequence genome:
- the LOC141661773 gene encoding protein IQ-DOMAIN 19-like, which produces MGKASKWLQKLLTRKREDKEEESKDASVSFEQDTTLSTAVFPATPNQKRRWSFGKSAASTENNHKTSRSLDAIDSTRLVPVLDLLEYRSEQNNVANPTTTVPVPHNEATYRVVSARFAAAKHFRALADAAATKIQAFFRAHLARKALKALKGLVKIQALVRGHLVRKQTSEMLRCMNALMSIQVRARVQRIQMTEEPPIIVKRKLTHREPAHDQPGIGHIDNLNLSGRRGSLRWNKDVINHQQMKTMEHELSTNYSERISVSKQELGYQEYTNASPLTDTSFSQFEELFYRTPNRISQKKYSVSNYNHVKAPDSPSVDYSGTAAHNSQFGHSYMANTHSSRANHRSSSEPKQRPFKQKTTRSPSFGGISTTPDNRDQNQCLNGQKKQLPLWSIKRYRAAKSSKDMEYDSNRIGTSSSSSNITLRHRRLQ; this is translated from the exons ATGGGGAAAGCAAGCAAATGGCTTCAAAAGCTCTTGACAAGGAAACGGGAGGATAAAGAGGAGGAGAGTAAAGATGCTTCTGTCTCTTTCGAACAAGACACCACGCTTTCAACAGCAGTTTTCCCTGCAACACCGAATCAGAAGCGAAGATGGAGCTTTGGGAAATCAGCAGCAAGCACGGAGAACAACCATAAGACTAGTAGGTCGCTCGACGCCATAGACAGTACAAGACTAGTGCCAGTACTGGACTTGTTGGAATATCGGAGTGAGCAAAACAATGTAGCAAACCCTACCACTACTGTACCTGTGCCACACAATGAAGCTACCTAcagagtagtttcagcaagatTTGCGGCAGCTAAACACTTCAGAGCTCTTGCAGATGCTGCTGCGACCAAAATTCAAGCCTTCTTCCGTGCTCACCTG GCAAGGAAAGCTTTGAAAGCTTTGAAGGGGCTGGTGAAGATTCAAGCACTAGTGAGAGGTCACCTAGTGAGAAAACAAACAAGTGAGATGCTAAGATGCATGAATGCACTGATGTCGATTCAAGTCAGAGCACGAGTTCAGAGAATTCAGATGACCGAGGAACCACCTATAATCGTGAAAAGAAAGTTAACACACAGAGAACCTGCACATGATCAGCCAGGAATAGGACATATT GATAATTTGAATCTCAGCGGAAGAAGAGGATCCTTGAGGTGGAATAAAGACGTTATAAATCATCAGCAAATGAAAACCATGGAGCATGAGTTGAGCACAAACTATTCAGAAAGAATTTCAGTTTCGAAACAAGAACTTGGATATCAAGAATACACAAATGCATCACCACTCACTGACACATCTTTCAGCCAATTTGAGGAATTATTTTACAGAACACCAAATAGAATTTCTCAGAAAAAGTACAGTGTATCTAATTATAACCACGTAAAGGCACCAGACTCACCTTCAGTAGATTACTCAGGAACTGCAGCTCACAACTCTCAGTTTGGGCATAGTTACATGGCAAACACACATTCCTCTAGGGCAAACCACAGGTCTAGTAGTGAACCCAAGCAGAGGCCTTTCAAACAAAAGACTACGAGATCACCATCATTTGGAGGCATAAGTACAACACCAGATAATCGGGATCAAAATCAATGTTTAAATGGTCAAAAGAAACAATTACCACTTTGGTCGATCAAGAGGTACAGAGCTGCAAAGTCTAGCAAGGATATGGAGTACGACTCGAATCGCATAGGAACTAGCAGTTCATCCTCCAACATAACTCTTAGGCATAGGAG ACTGCAGTGA